A genome region from Marinobacter panjinensis includes the following:
- a CDS encoding sterol desaturase family protein, with the protein MALMDMMVSVLEGSGLLPLWNTLTPWLALDERQLIFVVATPVFIAVTLWEYLRIRHDPARMDVPEALRNFALGAGYQVTELLFAGLIAFPVYAFLYHHRILDLELSWMTGFLTFVGVDFCFYWMHRSSHRIRWFWAAHVVHHSSERMNFSTAMRQNATNIFNGMWIFYLPLALIGFNPVWIGIAYALSLVYQFFIHTTLVGKLPRWVELVFNTPSHHRVHHGRNPGYIDRNYGGTLILWDRLFGTFVAEDEQAPPEYGITRPVHSNNLLVLWTHEYVDLFRAMARPGGSLFLRLKHLWKPPEWERDAE; encoded by the coding sequence ATGGCTTTGATGGACATGATGGTGTCAGTACTGGAAGGTAGCGGGCTGCTGCCACTCTGGAACACCCTCACCCCCTGGCTGGCACTGGATGAACGACAACTGATCTTTGTGGTGGCCACACCGGTGTTCATAGCCGTCACCCTCTGGGAATACCTGCGCATTCGCCATGACCCTGCACGGATGGATGTGCCGGAAGCCCTTCGCAACTTTGCCCTGGGTGCCGGCTATCAGGTCACAGAACTGTTATTCGCAGGCCTGATCGCTTTTCCCGTTTACGCCTTTCTCTATCACCACCGGATTCTGGACCTGGAACTGAGCTGGATGACAGGGTTCCTGACCTTTGTGGGCGTGGACTTCTGCTTCTACTGGATGCATCGCTCCAGCCATCGCATACGCTGGTTCTGGGCCGCGCACGTGGTGCATCATTCCTCGGAGCGAATGAATTTCTCCACCGCCATGCGCCAGAATGCCACCAACATCTTCAACGGCATGTGGATCTTCTACCTGCCTCTGGCGCTTATTGGTTTCAATCCGGTGTGGATCGGCATTGCCTACGCCCTGTCACTGGTTTACCAGTTTTTCATCCACACCACCCTGGTCGGCAAACTGCCACGCTGGGTGGAACTGGTGTTCAACACCCCCAGCCATCATCGGGTTCACCACGGTCGCAACCCGGGCTATATTGATCGTAACTACGGTGGCACGCTGATCCTCTGGGACCGGCTGTTCGGCACTTTTGTGGCGGAGGATGAACAGGCACCGCCGGAATACGGCATTACCCGCCCGGTGCACTCCAACAACCTGCTGGTGTTGTGGACTCACGAATATGTCGACCTGTTCCGGGCCATGGCCCGGCCCGGCGGCAGCCTGTTCTTGCGCCTGAAGCACCTGTGGAAACCGCCGGAATGGGAAAGGGATGCGGAATAA
- a CDS encoding betaine/proline/choline family ABC transporter ATP-binding protein (Members of the family are the ATP-binding subunit of ABC transporters for substrates such as betaine, L-proline or other amino acids, choline, carnitine, etc. The substrate specificity is best determined from the substrate-binding subunit, rather than this subunit, as it interacts with the permease subunit and not with substrate directly.) produces MDRNIKISIRNLYKIFGPDPVGALEHVRGGMGKAELLEKHNHVLGLKDINVDMHEGEITVIMGLSGSGKSTLIRHLNRLIEPTAGEIQVDGEDVLQFDEDQLRKLRRERMSMVFQKFALLPHKTVLENAGMALLVRGYSVEEFEADAKKWLARVGLEGNEYQYPHQLSGGMQQRVGIARALASNSPIMLMDEAFSALDPLIRSDMQDLLLELQDELQKTVVFITHDLDESLKLADHLVILKDGHIVQQGEPQEILMSPNDPYITDFISDINRARVLRVRSIMKKTTEAPEDCAGDISDRDNLESVIARSDGNTDLTYRVVKRGRQVGILDMKELVKALVPTEASEGDARSRY; encoded by the coding sequence GTGGACCGGAATATCAAGATTTCCATCCGGAACCTGTACAAGATCTTCGGCCCGGACCCTGTAGGTGCTCTGGAGCATGTGCGTGGTGGCATGGGCAAAGCCGAACTGCTGGAGAAACACAACCATGTGCTTGGTCTCAAGGACATCAATGTGGACATGCATGAGGGCGAAATCACCGTCATTATGGGGCTCTCCGGTTCCGGCAAGTCCACGTTGATACGTCATCTCAACCGGCTCATCGAGCCCACCGCAGGTGAGATCCAGGTGGATGGCGAAGACGTCCTGCAATTCGACGAGGATCAGCTGAGGAAACTCCGCCGGGAACGGATGTCGATGGTGTTCCAGAAGTTTGCGCTGCTGCCCCATAAAACGGTGCTGGAAAACGCCGGTATGGCGCTGTTGGTAAGGGGTTACTCCGTGGAGGAATTCGAGGCCGACGCGAAAAAATGGCTCGCCAGGGTAGGCCTGGAAGGCAATGAGTACCAGTACCCACACCAGCTCTCCGGTGGCATGCAGCAAAGGGTGGGTATTGCCCGGGCACTGGCATCGAACTCACCCATTATGCTGATGGACGAGGCCTTCTCGGCTCTAGACCCGCTGATTCGTTCCGACATGCAGGACCTGTTACTGGAGTTGCAGGACGAGTTGCAGAAAACCGTGGTGTTCATCACCCACGATCTGGACGAATCCCTGAAGCTGGCGGACCACCTGGTTATCCTCAAGGATGGACACATTGTTCAGCAGGGAGAGCCCCAGGAAATCCTGATGTCGCCCAACGACCCTTACATCACCGACTTCATCAGTGACATCAACCGGGCCCGGGTGCTGCGGGTACGCTCGATCATGAAGAAAACCACGGAAGCACCGGAAGACTGTGCCGGCGATATCTCCGACCGCGATAATCTGGAGTCGGTCATCGCCCGATCGGATGGCAACACCGATCTCACCTATCGTGTGGTGAAAAGAGGCAGACAGGTTGGCATTCTCGACATGAAGGAGCTCGTCAAGGCACTGGTGCCCACCGAAGCCTCTGAAGGCGACGCCAGGAGCCGTTACTGA
- a CDS encoding substrate-binding periplasmic protein has protein sequence MSRLVVLAFLFILFMGCSPQDNDISEAVAKTGTDTAARKAPASGITENQGKPDTIVIAADPWCPHNCEAGSDHEGYMVDLARDILGEAGYTVDYVNLSWARALQMTREGRLDAVVGAFITDAPDFVFPDTPQGHSSIALFTHPDNTWHYGGIESLHDQQLLVINGYSYTEELDRYIEEHLADQEKVLVISGPSPLNRAIGLLEQNRTDIFVEDEYVMAWWAKSTGKAVNPPRDSGLIGVTDAFVAFSPVREDAKELAQLLSEGTRQRIADGRAQQILGKYGLTLWKEAP, from the coding sequence ATGTCCCGACTTGTCGTCTTGGCGTTTTTGTTCATCCTCTTCATGGGCTGTTCGCCTCAGGATAACGACATTTCCGAAGCGGTTGCGAAAACCGGCACGGATACCGCCGCCCGCAAAGCACCTGCTTCCGGCATTACCGAAAACCAGGGCAAGCCCGACACCATTGTCATTGCTGCAGACCCCTGGTGCCCCCACAATTGCGAGGCGGGAAGTGATCACGAAGGTTACATGGTCGACCTTGCCCGCGACATCCTTGGTGAGGCCGGTTACACCGTGGATTACGTCAACCTCAGTTGGGCAAGAGCGCTGCAGATGACCCGGGAAGGCCGACTGGACGCGGTGGTCGGCGCCTTCATTACCGATGCCCCGGACTTTGTTTTCCCCGATACCCCCCAGGGCCATTCATCCATTGCACTGTTCACCCACCCGGACAACACCTGGCATTACGGCGGCATTGAATCCCTGCATGACCAGCAACTGCTGGTGATCAACGGCTACTCCTACACCGAAGAGCTGGATCGCTACATCGAAGAGCATCTAGCCGACCAGGAAAAAGTCTTGGTGATCTCCGGCCCCTCCCCCCTGAACCGGGCCATCGGTCTGCTGGAGCAGAATCGTACGGACATTTTTGTTGAAGACGAGTACGTCATGGCCTGGTGGGCCAAGAGCACCGGAAAGGCCGTCAACCCGCCCCGTGATTCGGGGCTGATTGGGGTGACCGACGCCTTTGTAGCATTTTCCCCGGTGAGGGAAGACGCAAAGGAGCTGGCACAACTCCTTTCGGAGGGCACCCGCCAGCGTATCGCTGATGGCCGCGCCCAGCAGATCCTCGGCAAATACGGGCTCACTCTGTGGAAGGAAGCGCCGTGA
- the modB gene encoding molybdate ABC transporter permease subunit, which produces MSPEWQTVWLTLKLAGITTALLMVIGTPIAWWLARSNHWLRQPVAAIVALPLVLPPTVLGFYLLLLMGPEGIVGTLTKTLGLGTLPFTFAGLVIASVIYSLPFTVQPLQNVFSTVNERMLEVAATLRASPLDRFFSVVIPLARPGFLTAAVLTFAHTLGEFGVVLMIGGNIPGETRVLSVAIYDHVETLEYAKAHLLAGGMLVFSFLVLLTLYLINGRLNNGNLKS; this is translated from the coding sequence ATGAGCCCGGAATGGCAGACCGTCTGGCTGACCCTGAAACTTGCCGGCATCACCACCGCCCTGTTGATGGTTATCGGAACCCCCATTGCCTGGTGGCTCGCCCGCAGTAACCACTGGCTCCGGCAACCCGTCGCCGCGATTGTGGCGCTGCCACTGGTACTCCCCCCTACCGTACTGGGTTTTTACCTGCTGTTACTGATGGGCCCGGAGGGCATAGTAGGCACGCTGACGAAGACCCTCGGGCTTGGCACCCTGCCCTTCACCTTTGCCGGGCTGGTGATTGCCTCTGTGATCTATTCCCTGCCCTTCACGGTGCAGCCATTGCAGAATGTGTTTTCCACCGTCAACGAACGGATGCTGGAGGTTGCAGCCACACTGCGGGCGTCTCCGCTGGACCGGTTCTTCTCAGTGGTGATTCCTCTGGCACGCCCCGGGTTCCTCACCGCAGCGGTGCTGACGTTCGCCCACACCCTGGGTGAATTCGGCGTGGTATTGATGATCGGCGGCAATATTCCCGGCGAAACCCGGGTGCTGTCTGTGGCTATCTACGACCATGTGGAAACCCTTGAATACGCCAAAGCCCACCTGCTGGCCGGGGGCATGCTGGTGTTTTCATTCCTCGTGTTGCTGACTCTCTACCTGATCAACGGGCGCCTGAATAACGGGAATCTGAAATCATGA
- a CDS encoding glutathione S-transferase family protein, producing the protein MAIRLYQFAISHYCEKVRWALDYKGLSYEAISLLPGQHVKTIRKLTGKDSSVPVLDHDGHRVQGSKEIIDYLDETFPENPLTPADPQAREEALAWEQRLDEEAGPAVRCYSYHHFLQRPKVVVPLLAAGTPFYNRILLKLAFSRVDEIMRKWMKINEKTAEQSRKTMEAYLTELAEAYQKKPYLAGDSFSRADLTAAALFAPMFQPEQYPVPWPKPAKIPKDIKVWLDQWQPQIQPLETVYAANR; encoded by the coding sequence ATGGCCATCAGACTTTACCAGTTTGCGATCTCCCATTACTGCGAAAAGGTTCGCTGGGCGCTGGATTACAAGGGGCTGAGCTACGAGGCGATCAGCCTGCTACCCGGCCAGCACGTGAAAACCATCCGTAAACTCACCGGCAAGGATTCATCAGTGCCGGTACTGGACCATGATGGCCACCGGGTTCAGGGCTCAAAGGAAATCATCGACTATCTGGATGAGACCTTCCCCGAGAACCCGTTGACACCAGCCGACCCGCAGGCCCGCGAGGAAGCACTGGCCTGGGAGCAGCGGCTGGATGAGGAAGCAGGTCCAGCAGTGCGCTGTTACTCCTACCACCATTTCCTGCAGCGCCCCAAAGTGGTGGTGCCCCTGTTGGCGGCGGGCACACCCTTTTACAACCGGATTCTGCTGAAGCTGGCCTTCAGCCGGGTCGATGAGATCATGCGCAAGTGGATGAAGATCAATGAGAAAACGGCGGAGCAGTCAAGGAAAACCATGGAAGCCTACCTAACGGAACTGGCCGAGGCATACCAGAAGAAACCTTATCTGGCCGGTGACAGTTTCTCTCGCGCTGACCTTACCGCTGCCGCGCTGTTCGCGCCCATGTTCCAGCCCGAGCAGTACCCGGTGCCCTGGCCCAAACCGGCAAAAATCCCCAAAGATATAAAGGTCTGGCTGGACCAGTGGCAACCGCAAATCCAGCCCCTGGAGACGGTCTACGCGGCTAATCGCTGA
- the crp gene encoding cAMP-activated global transcriptional regulator CRP — protein sequence MATIVKPVEQKTKHLDYFLSQCHRRRYPAKSTIIYAGDKSDSLFYIVKGSVTVIIEDDDGREMIMAYLNAGDFFGEMGLFDNMDSRSAWVKAKTECEVAEISYTKFREIAQQDPRVLYFIGEQMASRLRQTTRKVGDLAFLDVTGRVARTLLDLCKEPDAMTHPDGMQIKITRQEIGRIVGCSREMVGRVLKTLEDQGLVRVKGKTMVVYGTR from the coding sequence ATGGCCACTATCGTCAAGCCGGTTGAGCAGAAAACCAAACACCTCGACTATTTTCTTTCGCAATGCCATCGCCGGCGTTACCCTGCCAAGAGCACCATCATCTATGCGGGGGATAAAAGCGATTCCCTGTTCTATATCGTCAAGGGGTCCGTTACCGTCATTATCGAGGATGACGATGGCCGCGAGATGATCATGGCTTACCTGAACGCCGGGGACTTCTTCGGTGAGATGGGGCTGTTCGACAACATGGACTCCCGCAGTGCCTGGGTAAAGGCCAAGACCGAGTGTGAAGTTGCCGAAATCAGTTACACCAAGTTCCGCGAAATCGCCCAGCAGGACCCCAGGGTGCTGTATTTCATTGGTGAGCAGATGGCCTCGCGCCTGCGCCAGACTACGCGCAAGGTAGGCGACCTGGCCTTCCTGGACGTGACCGGACGTGTTGCCCGTACCCTGCTGGACCTGTGCAAGGAACCGGATGCCATGACCCACCCGGATGGCATGCAGATCAAGATCACCCGCCAGGAGATCGGCCGTATTGTGGGCTGTTCCCGCGAGATGGTCGGCCGCGTACTCAAAACTCTGGAAGACCAGGGCCTGGTCCGGGTCAAGGGCAAGACCATGGTGGTTTACGGAACCCGCTAG
- a CDS encoding OsmC family protein, producing the protein MKATIDWTGDASFRATSGSGHAIQMDGPPDHGGKDLGPRPMEMMLMGLGGCSSFDVMSILQKSRQDVTACHAELEAERADAVPAVFTRIHLHFVVTGRKLKENLVKRAVSLSAEKYCSASIMLEKAGVEITHSHEIREAP; encoded by the coding sequence ATGAAAGCAACCATTGACTGGACCGGCGATGCCAGCTTCAGGGCAACCAGTGGCAGCGGCCACGCGATACAGATGGACGGGCCTCCTGACCATGGCGGCAAGGATCTGGGGCCAAGGCCGATGGAGATGATGCTGATGGGGCTGGGCGGTTGCTCCTCCTTTGACGTCATGAGCATCCTGCAGAAAAGCCGTCAGGATGTGACTGCCTGCCACGCCGAACTGGAAGCAGAACGCGCTGACGCGGTGCCAGCCGTGTTCACCCGCATTCATCTGCACTTTGTGGTCACCGGGCGCAAGCTGAAGGAAAACCTGGTGAAAAGAGCGGTCAGCCTTTCTGCGGAAAAATACTGTTCCGCTTCCATCATGCTGGAAAAAGCCGGAGTGGAAATCACCCACAGCCACGAGATCCGCGAGGCGCCCTGA
- a CDS encoding alpha/beta fold hydrolase, whose product MDLQERFINSPDHHRIPLLSWVPKNPTAVMVIAHGMAEHAARYQPLAQWLNQQGVAVMAIQHRGHGPHCPDTELGHYADNRGWQKVVDDLQQVVVHARKQFPDLPLTLFGHSMGSFIAQAFTQQYGDQIDNLILCATNRIDKPKLLISLALVRLIRALRGKRHHSPLVDNMTFGAFNKAFAPNRTSHDWLSRDPQQVDRYLKDPLCGFSCTVGLWSDFIAGMLDINPAAWRKDLPVHLIAGDRDPVGEMGRGFGRHVANLKAAGLNVASERLFAGARHELVNETNADEVREHILGCIPRQTDSDN is encoded by the coding sequence ATGGACCTGCAGGAACGTTTTATCAACAGTCCGGATCACCACCGGATTCCGTTGCTGTCGTGGGTGCCAAAGAACCCCACAGCAGTGATGGTCATTGCTCACGGCATGGCCGAACACGCGGCCCGCTACCAGCCACTGGCCCAATGGCTCAACCAGCAAGGGGTGGCTGTAATGGCTATCCAGCACCGGGGCCATGGGCCACACTGCCCTGATACCGAACTTGGCCACTACGCTGACAACCGGGGCTGGCAAAAGGTGGTGGATGACCTGCAGCAAGTGGTGGTCCATGCCCGAAAGCAGTTTCCCGATCTTCCGCTGACCCTGTTCGGGCACAGCATGGGCTCGTTCATCGCCCAGGCGTTCACCCAGCAGTACGGTGACCAGATCGACAACCTGATACTCTGCGCCACCAATCGCATCGACAAACCGAAACTCCTGATCTCCCTGGCACTGGTAAGACTTATCAGGGCGCTGCGGGGGAAACGGCATCACAGCCCACTGGTCGACAACATGACGTTCGGTGCCTTCAACAAGGCCTTTGCCCCCAATCGCACCAGCCATGACTGGCTCAGCCGCGACCCACAGCAGGTCGACCGCTACCTGAAAGACCCGTTATGCGGCTTTTCCTGTACCGTAGGCCTGTGGTCAGACTTTATTGCCGGCATGCTGGACATCAACCCGGCTGCCTGGCGCAAAGACCTTCCGGTGCATCTGATTGCGGGAGACCGCGACCCGGTGGGAGAAATGGGGCGAGGTTTCGGCCGGCACGTGGCCAACCTGAAGGCAGCGGGGCTGAACGTCGCATCCGAGCGGCTGTTTGCCGGAGCCCGGCACGAGCTGGTCAACGAAACCAATGCCGACGAGGTCCGGGAGCATATACTCGGCTGTATTCCCCGGCAGACTGATTCCGACAACTGA
- a CDS encoding helix-turn-helix transcriptional regulator — protein sequence MARVIRVTGAWTGLLSDWLDREGLDAGPLRLALARWASRDSVPVPVWRDLLSQGLALVPGRSAPELGVGACVLPGHVGVLGYLVLASDTLGEAMLAYQRYETLFYGASLAEIEVVGDQAEMRWPPSDNELGQQADGAAIAALVTFMRRQIDQPPPPSAVSFLERVDGETARAYESFFACPVTWNDSHVRVRFPLHYLSLPMPRRDPTLRELLDRQARALVRALPEESRGSSNTDRQLQQVLLRLLSDGEPTLARAANAMHMAPRTLQRRLARHQLSWQQWLDRSREQLARQYLADPSLTLTDIALLLGFSEQSAFTRAYRRWTGKSPGKARRHQLSD from the coding sequence GTGGCCAGGGTAATCCGGGTAACCGGTGCCTGGACCGGACTGCTTTCTGACTGGCTGGACCGCGAGGGGCTGGATGCCGGCCCGTTGCGGTTGGCACTGGCCCGGTGGGCATCACGGGACAGTGTGCCGGTACCGGTGTGGCGCGATCTGCTGTCGCAGGGTCTGGCTTTGGTGCCCGGCCGCAGTGCGCCGGAGTTGGGGGTGGGCGCCTGCGTGCTTCCCGGTCATGTCGGCGTTCTGGGTTACCTGGTGCTGGCCTCGGATACTCTGGGGGAAGCCATGCTGGCCTATCAGCGCTATGAAACCCTGTTCTACGGCGCCAGCCTTGCAGAGATAGAGGTGGTCGGTGATCAGGCCGAGATGCGGTGGCCACCGTCGGACAACGAACTGGGCCAGCAGGCGGATGGCGCAGCCATTGCGGCGCTGGTGACGTTCATGCGTCGCCAGATTGATCAGCCGCCGCCACCCTCGGCCGTGAGTTTCCTTGAGCGCGTCGATGGCGAAACGGCCAGGGCTTACGAATCGTTCTTTGCTTGCCCGGTGACCTGGAATGACAGCCACGTGCGGGTGCGGTTTCCACTGCATTACCTGAGTTTGCCCATGCCCCGGCGTGACCCCACCTTGCGGGAGTTGCTGGACCGGCAGGCGAGGGCGTTGGTGCGGGCACTGCCGGAAGAGTCCAGGGGCAGTTCCAACACTGACCGCCAGTTACAGCAGGTGCTGCTCAGGCTGCTTTCCGACGGCGAGCCCACCCTGGCGCGAGCAGCGAATGCCATGCACATGGCACCGCGCACCCTGCAGCGGCGGCTGGCCCGGCACCAGCTGAGCTGGCAACAATGGCTGGACCGAAGCCGCGAGCAACTGGCCCGGCAGTATCTGGCGGACCCGTCGCTGACCCTGACGGACATAGCTCTGTTGCTGGGCTTCTCCGAGCAGAGTGCCTTTACCCGCGCCTACCGCCGCTGGACCGGAAAGTCCCCGGGCAAGGCGCGCCGGCACCAGCTCAGCGATTAG
- a CDS encoding META domain-containing protein, whose protein sequence is MNGFTRCIAPALAALALVAGCSSTPENSHPSPASGPASGAVELPFTATGNEPFWRAIVEPGQLVLERMGESPVELRYDTTHSSATSRTFRAEGEGIRITLVAAHQLCRDSMTGMPYPNQVRLDINGEAFRGCGGEPARLLQGAEWVIEDIAGAGIIDSSRVTINFMAENRVSGSASCNNFTGGWKLTGEGLGFNRMASTRKACSPALMNQESRFLSLLSDITRFDIGRHGELLLISSDGRVITALPSTE, encoded by the coding sequence ATGAATGGATTCACTCGCTGTATAGCGCCTGCACTGGCTGCGCTCGCTCTGGTGGCAGGTTGCTCGTCCACGCCCGAAAACAGTCATCCCTCCCCCGCCAGCGGCCCGGCCTCCGGGGCCGTTGAACTGCCCTTTACCGCCACGGGTAATGAGCCCTTCTGGCGCGCCATCGTGGAGCCGGGTCAGCTGGTACTCGAGCGGATGGGCGAAAGCCCGGTCGAACTTCGATACGACACCACCCACAGCAGCGCCACCAGTCGCACTTTCCGTGCTGAAGGAGAAGGTATCCGGATAACTCTGGTTGCCGCCCATCAGCTGTGCCGTGACTCTATGACCGGCATGCCCTATCCCAATCAGGTTCGCCTGGACATCAACGGTGAAGCATTTCGTGGTTGTGGCGGAGAGCCGGCTCGGTTGCTGCAGGGCGCCGAATGGGTGATCGAAGATATCGCCGGTGCCGGCATCATCGACAGTTCACGGGTAACGATAAACTTCATGGCGGAGAACCGGGTGTCGGGAAGCGCCTCCTGCAACAACTTCACTGGTGGCTGGAAACTGACCGGCGAAGGGCTCGGGTTTAATCGGATGGCCTCTACCAGGAAGGCCTGCTCGCCCGCGCTGATGAATCAGGAAAGCCGCTTCCTGTCATTGCTGTCGGACATTACCCGGTTTGATATCGGCCGGCATGGCGAACTGTTGCTGATATCGTCGGATGGCCGGGTGATCACGGCGCTTCCTTCCACAGAGTGA
- the modC gene encoding molybdenum ABC transporter ATP-binding protein, with protein MNEPGILARVAIGFDRFRLDVDLQLPGNGVTALFGHSGCGKTTLLRCIAGLQECAGHLYVNGDVWQDGTTCLPVHQRPLAYVFQETSLFPHLSVNGNLNFGYRRTPAAQRRIHPQQVIDWLGLSHLLDRRPERLSGGERQRVAIARALLTSPRLLLMDEPLSALDQASKRDILPYLETLRDSLDIPIIYVSHSAAEVARLADNIVMMDQGRVVAEGGLQETLARPDQPFALEHDAAVIVPAIIRERDLQWHLCRAEFEGGSLWLRDDRQSETGTRVRLQILARDVSIALAANHEQSIQNLLPARVMDMAAEHRPGMTTVRLQAGKTSFLSRITSRSAHQLGLSPGMEVCLQIKSVAIVE; from the coding sequence ATGAATGAGCCCGGAATCCTTGCCCGCGTCGCAATTGGTTTTGACCGTTTCCGGCTGGATGTCGACCTGCAACTGCCGGGCAACGGTGTGACTGCCCTGTTCGGCCATTCCGGCTGCGGCAAAACCACGCTGCTACGATGCATTGCCGGCCTGCAGGAATGCGCTGGCCACCTGTACGTCAACGGAGATGTGTGGCAGGACGGCACCACCTGCCTGCCAGTCCATCAACGCCCGCTGGCCTACGTATTTCAGGAAACCAGCCTGTTCCCCCATCTGTCGGTCAACGGCAATCTGAATTTTGGCTACCGCCGAACTCCGGCAGCACAGCGCCGGATTCATCCACAGCAGGTTATTGACTGGCTGGGGCTCTCGCATTTACTGGACCGAAGGCCGGAACGGCTCTCCGGCGGCGAACGCCAGCGCGTGGCTATCGCCCGTGCCCTGCTGACCAGCCCCCGACTGTTGCTGATGGACGAACCCCTGTCGGCACTGGACCAGGCCAGCAAGCGGGACATCCTGCCCTACCTGGAAACCCTGCGGGACAGCCTGGACATCCCGATCATCTATGTATCCCATTCAGCCGCAGAGGTAGCCAGGCTTGCGGATAACATTGTGATGATGGATCAGGGCCGAGTGGTCGCCGAAGGTGGACTGCAAGAGACACTGGCCCGCCCTGACCAGCCATTTGCTCTTGAGCACGATGCAGCAGTGATCGTTCCTGCGATCATCCGGGAGCGGGACCTGCAGTGGCACCTCTGTCGCGCCGAATTCGAGGGGGGCAGCCTGTGGCTGCGGGATGACCGCCAGTCCGAAACCGGCACCCGGGTCAGACTGCAGATACTGGCGCGTGACGTGAGCATCGCCCTGGCCGCCAATCACGAACAGAGCATCCAGAACCTGCTTCCGGCCAGGGTGATGGATATGGCTGCGGAACACCGCCCCGGCATGACAACGGTGCGACTCCAGGCGGGCAAAACCTCGTTCCTGTCCCGGATCACCAGCCGCTCGGCGCATCAGCTGGGGCTCAGCCCCGGCATGGAAGTCTGCCTGCAGATCAAGAGCGTGGCCATTGTTGAGTAA
- the modA gene encoding molybdate ABC transporter substrate-binding protein — MKATIRLLLTLSLLMATGAALAGEVRLAVATNFHEAAERLSEQFAEATGHSSRISYGSTGKLYAQIRHGAPFDVFLAADQERPHLMEQNGSAVPGTRFTYAVGKLVLWSPDPEAFTDPVAFLREGNFRRLAIANPKTAPYGLAARQTLENLGLRAALEGKLVRGESIAQTFQFVATGNARAGFVALAQLRDDHDGGARWEVPDTYHDPIAQQAILLERGRDNEAARAWLEFLASREAQDIIRQYGYDIPQSPE; from the coding sequence ATGAAGGCCACCATCCGTTTATTGCTGACCCTGAGTCTGCTAATGGCAACCGGAGCTGCGCTGGCAGGAGAGGTCAGGCTGGCCGTTGCCACCAATTTTCACGAAGCCGCCGAGCGCCTTTCTGAGCAGTTTGCAGAGGCAACAGGCCACAGCAGCCGAATCAGTTACGGCTCCACCGGTAAGCTTTACGCCCAGATTCGTCACGGTGCGCCGTTTGATGTATTTCTTGCCGCTGACCAGGAGCGACCACACCTGATGGAGCAGAACGGTTCCGCAGTACCCGGCACCCGTTTCACCTATGCGGTGGGCAAGCTGGTGCTCTGGAGCCCCGACCCGGAAGCGTTCACGGATCCAGTGGCGTTCCTGCGCGAGGGTAACTTCCGCCGCCTTGCTATCGCCAACCCCAAAACAGCACCCTACGGGCTGGCTGCCCGGCAAACCCTTGAAAACCTGGGCCTCCGGGCAGCTCTGGAAGGCAAGCTGGTCAGGGGAGAATCCATTGCCCAGACCTTCCAGTTCGTGGCCACCGGCAATGCAAGAGCGGGATTTGTGGCACTGGCCCAGCTCCGCGATGACCATGACGGCGGTGCCCGCTGGGAAGTGCCCGACACCTACCACGACCCCATCGCACAACAGGCGATCCTGCTGGAGCGAGGCCGGGACAACGAGGCCGCCAGGGCATGGCTGGAGTTCCTCGCCAGCCGTGAAGCACAGGACATTATTCGCCAATACGGCTACGATATCCCGCAATCGCCCGAATAA